CTTCATAATAATCTGATGGAATAATTTGTTAGAAACACATATTTGTGTAAAGTCTATTTGTGAGTCATACAAAAGCTTTTCTTTGACATAGTCGtcaaaaattattttactttCCCTCCCTATGACGTAAAAAAGGGTTTTGGGTTTTCTGACTTCTCAGTTGGAACGTCGTCAACTCAGAGGTGATGCAACTTCCAATTCTGACTTGGAACGCAGCATCAGGTCCTGTTTACACAATAGTTTTAGCATCAAACAGCAAACCTTTGTTGGGCTTTGACTTTTCGTTTCACTCGTGTTTCAGGGCCTGAAAATACAAACTTCTTAAACCAGGTTCCAGAGTGTAATCATTCATAAACACCACCCTTTCCATCACCATGAAGACAAAGATCGTTTCAATAACGCTGTCGTATGAACATGGAacttattttttaacaaaactgTTGTCATGTAAACAGCTGATGATGTATTGAGCTTGGTATGcagttcatgtgtgtgttttatgcagatgatactgtTGTGTACATGAGAGATTTCCACTGGTTTTATTCAGTTTGAGGAGCTGAACTTGGATTATCGATGATGACTCTAAGAATTTGACACCAGGTATTTCGGGTTATTACTCAGACCTGTTTGGTGCCTTATCTGCAAAATGCTTCATATTGTATCATGTATTCTTTAATATTGTGATGCATCAACATATTGAcctttgtgtgttgttgctggTCAGAGGTGCAGCCGAGTTGTTTCTTGCCTCgaaaggcagagagggaagTTTGAAGACAAGGTGTGGAGATCATGGCAGGGCTGTctcaaattatatttttcattaaaacttttgaaaagtttctgtctgaaaacgagtcgtttttctatttttaatccATAATTAGCTGCATGAAAGTCTGACACATCAACTTCAGATAACAGCTGATCTGCagtcctttttttcatttcactttcactcaTTTTCTAAATAagcttctgtttgttgtgttatttctcTGCAGTGTGATCCTCCTCATCTCATTCTCAGAGTCTGAGGACTGAATCTGTTCAGTTCAGGAGCAAGTAACAACGAGAAACAGCAAATTTATAAATACACCCACGTTCGAGCCGCCGTTCACACCACCAGAATGACTTGTCATCTTTCTGTTCTCctctgagagaaaagaaaaatgagctTTGGTGCTGAGTTTAAAGAGGATTTGAGATGAGCTGGTGAAGAGGTTTTCTTTAGTGTTAAGGACAGAGAGTGTTTACTGCAGCTGAGGAAGCTGAATCAGAGCAAATCAGCTGCTCTCGCTTCGgttttaatgatgaaatttaaagaagaaaagtaagaatgaaattttaaaaacaggacTTTTTTTGAATTTTGTCCCTCTGGGCTCAGACCCAGACGTCATATTCTGCAGAAGAATAAATGTGCAGGTGAAAAAACGATGTGTTGTTCTAATCTAATATTCATGCAGACAGATGAGCAGAGAGACACTGAACTCTCTAACATCTTGTCTGCAGAGTAAAAGCAGCTTGTTAGCAGCTGTGAGTGTCACACTGAATCTGTTCAGCCACTCAGAGCTCACAGGTTTAACTCTGCTCCTGCCTCAAATTACTCAATTATTTCCCTCAAATTAATCGTTTGGGTGCACAAATTAACAGAATGGAAACAATCTGTTATCAGCAAAGAAATCTCCAATATCCAGAGCACGGCTGCACGAAAATCTCTGcatgagcaaaacaaaaaagggtcAGGATAAAGGAAACCATCCTCCCCTGGCACCTTGTCATGTCAGATTAGGGACGTTTGTGTCGGACCATCTCTGACCTTTGTTCCTGAACTTCTTCGTGTGAACAGCACGACGAATGTCTGCAAGAGGAGACTGTCTGAGAACGTACACCATCTATGAAGCATCTCTCCAGTCCACCTCCAGTTTGTGACCTCTGATTCAACCTGCACTTTGCAACTTAACTGGGAGAGTCCCCCAGTAGCCAGATTTTGGTGAATGATTGCATCCAATCTTCCCAAGAGTTTTGACGATACAGTCCCCTATTCTCCCTTTATCCTACTGTTAAATGTCTTATCCAGCTTTAACCTCACACCAAGCCATTCAGCAGCAAAAATCTGGTTTCTATCTGCTGGAAAACTCCACATATTCTTTCATTTCAAGCATGGATTTGAACAGAGCATGTCTGGAGCTATCGACTGTCTATAGGCATGAGACCAACGAATCAGTGGAGAATCTGTGAACTTCCATTTCTAATGAACTCAAAACATTTCTATCATACCCTCATGTTGGGATGGATGGTCTGGATTCTGGGTGGAGATTGGAAACCTGGgagttcttttctttcttgcataatttttccccctttttccttatttttattgatacaaCCTTTTGTTCATAATATGTGTGGAGTATACGGAGCCTCTCTGCTGACAtttgaaggaaagaaagagttTCTTAATGCATGGGAACAAGATCAAATTAAACGCCTCTTGTTGATAATTACTCCATGCCTGATGGCGAGTGACTGAAGTCCTTGTAATTCATTCCAAGGCTAAAATAAATCAAGTGAAAATTGTCCATGTTTGGAGCAGCTACTGATGATACTCCTACAAGTAAGACAATAAACAATTGACTAATAAGAATTTTATTCATTGATCTTGTTCCTACCCGTTATTAACTCTTAGTCACgccatgtttttcttcttcaaatgTCACCAGTGGGACTCTGTAGAAGTATGTGTTTGTAAgttggacttttattttgttaattccTTGGTAAATGATATCTTATGTTGTGAATGGAATTTATCTGACAGACACTGGTGGTAACAGGAAAGGTAATTTCCTGATCCAAAGTAACaagtttttgtttaatgtgtttagAATTATTGACGTTTATTCTAATGTGTTGACTTTGTGCCTTTTCCTTTGTTTACTGCTCTGTGGTTTCATGAgattcacaggaaacagtgTGTGGATACTACAAGGTGTCAAATCCATCCTTTAACCCTAAAAACCACCTCCTGACTGAACCCTACAATGATGCAGTTTCCATAAATGAACGATCttcgtctttgttttctttcttgcatTTCCTTTGTCAGtctttgtcttcttcctctttccctcttcccttCACCTCCTCCCCACTCTTTCCATGTTCTCTTCTATTATTCATGAGTTGAGTCCAGGGATCATCTTCTTTCCCAAAATCACCCAGATCAAAGCACTCATggtctgaaacacacaaatacactcatgcacatacagtataatcacacacacacatatcatctCTCTCCTGAAGGAATTTgcaaaaaaatgaatcaatattatttttttctcgTCTCTGTCGTCCTCAGAAAACCTCCCGGCTGTaatctcacagcagcagcttctcacCGAGGAGAATTTCGAtttcttttcccccctctctctctcttgctccctgTGGATGTTCACGTCATGTAGTTGAAACCCCCTGACAGGCCGGGAATATGTGTGAATAAAAAAGCACAGTCGTCTCCTTCAGATGCTGCTGATCATGTTCCCCTCAGCGAAGTGCTTCACCTGCTCAGACGAGGTCGTATCTGCACCACAGCTCCTGACACCAGAGTTTTTATCTGAACTTCATgacatctatttttaaaaatgacccACATCTTGTTCTTGTTTATTATCCTTCAAAACAACCTGCTTCTCGGTGTAAAGAGTCTGTCACATTaagaagacaggaagagaaggaaatactgtaattttcttttaaatgctaAAAGAGCTGCTTTCCAATTCATCCAGGAAGATGAAATACAACATGTTCTCTCCattaaaaactaatttattATTGAAACTGTGGTTTCCTATGCTAGGTGTGAGAGAGTTACTCATCGTTCCTTAaggagtttgtttttaattgaacTAAACAACCTATTTCCACAGTTTTTAGTCTGGACAATAAGTCCGATAATAAACAACAGAGAACAACACACTGAGCAACAGGTAGACAACAACAAGATTGGTCTCACTGTCGCATCACTATGCTAATTACCCTGTTTACAGCtggcattaaaatgtattttgtgtggTTGGATTGTAACCGGATCACGCTTGACCAGATTAAAGTATGGACTGGGACAAACAACTGTTATTGTCATTGACATCGAAGACAGCTTCCTATCCCAGGCAGGCAAACGCAATAATACAGCTACTGGACAAATtcaaatttgacctgatgatggcgcaagaggaaaagtcagagaatcacCAGTGGAACATCGCCACAAACCATCCAATcgtttcactcaaaaccaaaacagttaaccacaagaaaaagaagaggatcTCCAAGGTTGATGGGATCGACCCTCTGGGGACCTCCACTGGCACGGACATCCATCAAGCCATGTTGGCTCcatgttttgatgtgtttacCTGTCAAGTGTCGTCCGAGCTTCAGCATGCGGAGCGACCTGAGGAGTCGGAGGACCTGCACCACGCGGCCCATGTTCTCCAGCTCGGTGGTTCCTCCATGGAGGCTCTCCACCACCAGCGTCACGTAGAACGGCAGGATGGCCAGGAGGTCGATGACGTTGGGAATGCTGCGGCTGAACCGACACTTATCCCTCACGCAGAGGAACCGAAGAGTCAGCTCACCCGTGAACCAAACCACGCACACGTACTCCAGGGCGTCGAACAGCACCGGCGCTCCAAAACCAACATCGCTCACACCAAAGTCCTCCCCTAAGTCCAGAGAGATGAGCACCATGTTGATAACTGACACCACCACGAAGAAGATTGACAGTCGAGCCAAAGGTGCGAGCAGCTCGTGATGAGTCAGGTTTCTCCAGAAGGTCCCACAAGCGCCGGCGGAGAGCCGGGCAGGCGGCGCCCACAAAATCCTCATCGCCATCGTCAGCCTCAAACTCTCTCTGCACATCGAGGGTCTCCTTCTGCTCCTTGCGACGGTAGTACCGTTCAGCGGCAGCAAGGGTTGATACGAAGCTCGTCGATGCCCCAGTACTCAATCTCCTGCAGGAAGGAGATCTCGCACAGCTCCTCCCTGACGTGCAGGTGACCCTGTCCGGTAGTAGTTCATCACATACCTGAAATACAAAGAGACTGGTAAAGATATGAGACTCAGGAGAGAAGCAGTAACCCATGAGCTGTAGAGTAACGGACAGAATTACCCTGGCCAAGACTAAACATGGAGTTGGTCTTGCTCACACTGTGATGATACCACCAGCCAGGTGTAATAACACCTGCACAGTTTGGACACAACCCAATATGTTAAAGATCACCTGCTGCCTCAGCCTGTCCACCAAAAAGCTGCAGACGAACCCTTTCTCCTGCAAAGAAAAAGTATGCAAGGTGTTCATATTCTTAAAAAAGAACGTCTGTGCTGTCCTTTGTCTGAACTCAGACTTTAGAGTTTATTTTGGGTTGTAAGCTGAATGGAAGTCGTCACAGTTTTAAATTCCGTGAGGACCTCATCAGTTAATGAGAGCTGACAGCACACCTGTGAAGACGACCTCCAGTGTGAACATCAGGTGTTCCTGTGACTCAAACAAATGTTTGACTCGAGGCAAAAAATACACTGGAAACATCAAGTAAACACTCAAGTTTAGTCTGCAGTTCAGGCATCAGATAAACCATAAATAAACTGACCTAAATCAGAGGTAAGTGCAGTTATGTAGGTTATTTAAGTGTGGAAAGTTTGTGTctaaggagggaggaggaggcgcCACCTACTGGAAGGTCTGTGAGTTTCGGTCGAAGAAGAACTCGTTTTCCAGAAAGTCAGCGTCGTCGCAGAGCTCCAGCACCGAGTCTCGGCTGCAACAGGCCAGTTTCCCCAGCCGGGTCTCCGGGTAGGACGCCAGCAGCTCCTGGGACAGGACGTAGCGACTCCCCCCAACGTTGACGGTGAAGAAGTCGAGTGGGTCTCTGACGCAGGACGTCGTCGTCTCACTGAAGAAAacactggagtccagagacGCCGTGGAGGAGCTGTCGCTGTAGAGCTTGGCCCTGCCACCGAACTGGAGGGCAGGCTCATGGTGGAGGACCTGAAGGGTGAGAAGAGGCGGGAACAAACAGAGCAGGTTCATTTCAAGAGGAGGCAAATTACTCCTTCAGGGAATTTTAATAAAGCTGCATTGATTGATCTATTGGTCCCTTTGGGGCAGAAAAACTCCTCTGGGAGGTGAAACACCCCCAATCCCTGACTTATTATCAAACTTCAGACTTTGCTTTTGTGACCTGGGTAATAAGATTTTGAAAGTTGCCCTTTTTATCCGAGGCTAGATTCAGTATTGAGTAGCTGATAGAGAATTTTCTAGaacttaaaacattttcaagaaCCTTTCAGGATTTTCTAGAACTTTCTATTACAGCCTAATCTGACAAGTGGTCCATCTCAAAAGACATAAATAGTGTGTGGTCTGGTCTTGGCGTTCATGTTACTTGTTACATCTTTGCATAAAAAATGcacttacttttatttttattgtaacactttttgtcattttatgttgttttgtatgtttttatttgtaatattcACCCATTGCGTCTCCATTTTTATTCGTTGTACATCTTCTTGCAAAACACGAGTAGATTTAAAGATACATACATTTCAGCTACTCTGCTGTTCACCAGTAGTAGTTGTTGTAGTGCTGCTGTTGTTAGAAAGGATGGGGATGTTTTCAACTGGCTCTTTCCAGAACATCCTCACTTAACCTCAGTTATGACAGCACAGCAAGAATGAATCAAAGGGAACAAAGACAGACTCACAGaaggggagaagagagagagaaattaagaGCAACGTAGAGTCTGGCAGTGTCCTACTTGTAGCAGATCTCTGGCTGCTGCcgtatttaaatatttcagctaGCTTACCTAATTAATAGATCTAATGCTACTATTCCTGTGATCATTCATTCCCTTTCGCTAGTTGCCTCTGTCCAACGTCATCATCTCGCTAATTCTTACACTCTGAATATTACATGAGGCAGTTTGAGCAGAGGCTGTGGTGGGAAATTAAAGCTGAAGTCTGAAGCTTGGCCAGTCTGCAAGTTAGGAGATGTGGCTGAATTTGTGTGGAGGGTTTCCCTGAATCATTCAGGAGCCCTGCTCACATCATACAGTCTGCATCCATGTGGCCACAAGGGTCCATGTAGACCCCTATGTGGATGTCTGAGTGCATCCCAAATTGTATGCAGGGCAGGTGTGCCGAAGGTGCACACTCAAGATAATAAAGATTCGGCCTTAACAACATTTATACGattcttctttaaaaaaataaaaaaatactaagACGACCAAAAGGTGTTGAACTCCTGGTGAGAAAACAAGCAGATGGTTGGAGGAGATACCGTCAAAAACACTTGATTTTTGTAGCCATtggaaaacaacattatggtgCTTTACCACCACTGCCTGGAACGGAGAGTGGACTTGTGCATGCATGGAAGAACAGACCGACGCCAATCGACACAGACCCTCAGTTGTAGTATAACTGGAACCACATGCAGAAATCATGTCCACGCCTTAAGGCTGTACATTTATAACTAAATGATAACCTGCTCTCGTCTCTCGCTCTCTACACTGAGGTAATGTCAGTTCAGCCTTGAATTTCACCCCACCTCCAGCAAAATTAGACTTGGGACCCAGACGTCCCTGAGGTGCATAAAAATGATATGAACGATttcaaaaacctttaaaatgttaaaattctgCTGAGAATCACTTTGTGGAAATGAACTGTGAACAGCTCGACTCCTTCAGAAACTTACACACAGTAATAATAAAGATTAAACCAaccaaatctgtttttatttgtagaaaTGATAATCTATGAATGACAGAAACACTAAAGAAATACAGTACATCTTCCTCCTGTTGCTGAGGGGAATCAACaccttttatattttttacaatCAAACTTATTTGTCAGTTCtcaataaattaaatataaaatgtgtgttgttATGACGTGCTGGTTCAAAGTAAATCTGTAAATTATAATTAATATGCATTAAACATTATGTGCATGGTCAGATAAAAGGTCAGAGCTGACAGAAATGTGTCTTCACTGACAAGACGCTGACAttaaacaggagaaaacaaaaactggatgtttgtatttaaatatactTCATtctcaaatattttttcttttaactattTTCCTTATGATTTTTACAATAACAGAATCTAAAGATGAAATCACCTTTGTGCTTGTAGTTTGCCCACTGCTTCTCTACATTTTAATCTAAAATAACTGACTCAGAAGACAAACCAACCTTTTAATATCCATATTATCACTGACAGAATCAGTCGTCCTGCTGTtcaaggatttttttaaatatgtgtaaCTTTTGAGAAATGATTTAATCAGTTTTACCCTCTGTCTAGATTCTCTATTTTATCATAGTGCTCATTAAATCTCAGACTGAGACGTTTTTACATCAGATTTCTTTGGATTGATTTCAAATCAAGGCAACAACACAGAGATGTGATGTGATCTGTCTGTAAAGCATCATTAAGTGAGAGTTTACAAAGGAGAAACAGCTGTTTCAACATACATACagaatatattcatatatatgcAAAATGGAACAGCTGGTGGCAGATGATGAATCAAGGTGAATCTTTGAATCTTACCTGGTCTAAATGAAAAGAGTCTTTCTTTGATGATAACtccacattttcacaaatactCGAACAAATTAAATCCACagcaaattcagtttttatggAGATGATCACATGATGAcaaagaaggaggagagaggtttTCCGTTTCCTTATTCtcagtaaaaagtcaaatatcagttgataaagagagaagcaggaggcagcagctcctgaagcctcagctctctgctctctgggaTTCGCGGTGCGGGTTTAAAATAGTGTGGTGGAGTGTATGGGAGGTGAttaatgtcacagtgaagaAGACGTACAGGAGAAGGGTTAGTTTGTCTCTCAGAGTCTGATGTTTTTACCCTGGTATTCTTGTGTCCCTTCTGCTTTAGGctttcacacaaacaggaaacctGTTCACAGAAACATCCATTACAGGAAATATAAAAGCTTCCAAAGCCTACGGTACTGTTTTTAAATAGCAAAACCTTTTTGGAGCTGTATTCCACATAGAAGGCAGATTTTAAGGTGGTATGAAGGAGATTGGTGCCACATGAAAAGAGGCAACAGAGACTGAAGAAAAGCCTTCATGCATGagatgttattttatatttttcttaatgtAATCAAATCTCAATAAAAGAagaccaaaaacaacaatatgTTATG
The window above is part of the Lates calcarifer isolate ASB-BC8 linkage group LG15, TLL_Latcal_v3, whole genome shotgun sequence genome. Proteins encoded here:
- the kcnv1 gene encoding LOW QUALITY PROTEIN: potassium voltage-gated channel subfamily V member 1 (The sequence of the model RefSeq protein was modified relative to this genomic sequence to represent the inferred CDS: deleted 5 bases in 5 codons), giving the protein MAVSQWGGDYYFSDWAKRPMTSSFFVLSLAGPSPVNVALPPPCGATANLAVLWEQVSCLCESLKQKGHKNTRTRTANPREQRAEASGAAASCFSLYQLIFDFLLRIRKRKTSLLLLCHHVIISIKTEFAVDLICSSICENVELSSKKDSFHLDQVLHHEPALQFGGRAKLYSDSSSTASLDSSVFFSETTTSCVRDPLDFFTVNVGGSRYVLSQELLASYPETRLGKLACCSRDSVLELCDDADFLENEFFFDRNSQTFQYVMNYYRTGHLHVREELCEISFLQEIEYWGIDELRINPCCRERYYRRKEQKETLDVQREFEADDGDEDFVGAACPALRRRLWDLLEKPDSSRAARTFGSLSIFFVVVSVINMVLISLDLGEDFGVSDVGFGAPVLFDALEYVCVVWFTGELTLRFLCVRDKCRFSRSIPNVIDLLAILPFYVTLVVESLHGGTTELENMGRVVQVLRLLRSLRMLKLGRHLTGLKSLGMTIAQCYEEVGLLLLFLGVSISIFAMVIFALEHDIPATTFTSVPAAWWWATTSMTTVGYGDIRPDTAVGKVLAFLCILSGILILALPIAIINDRFSTCYFTLKMKEAAMRHGEMLKRLARGSVGGEVGEGGVGGGVNLRDAYAKSVLEMLRLQGRERASTRSSGGEELWW